DNA sequence from the Paenibacillus azoreducens genome:
GCTGAATCGGACTCCCAGTGACAGGTTCAGCTGTCGCATACTTTTTCTATTGAAGGATTTTCCAAAATCTTGGTTGCTAAAAAGCAGTCGGATCGAATATGATTTCGTCATATACCGCCTTATTTCTACCAAAAACGGAGGGTGGATCATGCTGAAATGGAAGCGATTCCAAGATCGCAGTATCCGGCAGAAAATGTTTCTCACCTATGCGCTCTTGATGATTGTTCCGCTTTTGGCGATCAGTATTTCTTTTTATACATACGCCATTTCGATCTTTGAGACCCGCATTGTCAAGTCGTTTGAGGAAACGAACCTCCAAATGATGTCGACCGCAGACAATTTTATCAACAATATGATCAAATCTTCGGAGCAGCCTTTTTATGACGAGAAGCTGATGGGGATTTTGGCCAAGGATTATTCCCGCGCCACCTATGAAACATTTGAAAAAAGCATGGATTTCCGCTATATCAGCGACGGTGTTTTCAAAAATTTAATGACATTCAATCCGAGTATCGATTCGATCCTGATTTATCCGCAAAACAGCTCGTTGATTTACCGCAGAGGGTATAATACGACCTTTAACTACAAGTACACTCCGGTTCATGAACCGTGGTACCAGCAGATTCATAACAATGCGGATAAGCCTGTTCTGCTCGGCCTGCATGAGGAAAAGCAGATGTATGCCAAGCCGCGGAAGATGCTGTCGGTCGGCCGGGTGTTGATCGATGCGGATTCGTACCGGAAGATTGGCGTGCTGCTGGTCAATTTCAGGGTTGAGCAGCTGGAGAAATTGTTCAGCGGACTGACTGACAAGCGGGATGTCAATCAGGTCATTATGGATGGGAAAGGAACAGTCATATTTAGCACGACGCCGGGTATGGTCGGGAAAAACCTAATTGAACCTTTATCGCAAATAGGGCCGGGCAGCAAGGAGTATTATGTCGTCCGCCACGTGTCCAAAGTCTCGGGATGGCAATTTTACAGTGTCGTACACCGTAATCAGCTGTTTGCGGAGATCAATAAACTGCGCGACTTTACCGTGCTGCTGTTTGTGCTGCTGGTTGCCGTCGGATTTGTTATTGCGTTTCTGGTGTCCGGCAGCATTTCGAATCCGATCCGAAGACTGAACCGGTTGATGCGCAAGGTAGAGAGGGGAGATTTCGACGTGACGGCCCGGCAGGACAGTCTGGATGAAGTCGGTCATTTATCCCGTTCCTTTAACCGGATGACGGCGGAAATCAAAGATCTGATCGAAAGAATCAAGCTGGAGGAGAAAAAGAAGCGGAGCGCCGAACTGAACGCGCTGCAGAACCAAATCAATCCCCATTTCATCTATAATACGCTGTCGGTAATTAAATGGATGTCCCAGGCGCAAATGGCCGACAACATTACGGAAGCGATCGACGATATGATCAAGGTTTTGTCTTTCTCTACGCGAAGCACGCAGGAGTATGTGTCCATCGAAGAGGAAATGGCGTTTATTCGCAGCTATGTCGAATTGCTGCAGCTTCGCTATTACAACATATTTGACTGCGAGATGGAAGTTGCGCCGGATGTGCTGCACTATCGCACCCTTAAATTTATGGTTCAGCCTTTTGTGGAAAACGCGGTATTTCATGCTTTTACCTCGCAAGACCGCCATTACGAATTAAACATTCGGGTAGAAAAAACGGATGACAATGACATTCAATTCATCATCAGAGATAACGGGATAGGCATTGGCCAAGAGCGGCTTCATGAGCTGCTGGAGCGGGAGTGGTCCGATAATCAAACGATAAATTCCATCGGCATCGGCAACGTGTCGCGGAGACTGAAGCTGCATTACGGAGAAAAGTATGGGGTAGTGATAGACAGCACGGAAGGGTTAGGGACATTAGTGTGCATTCGTATTCCCGCAATGGAGCAAAATCCTGTTCCCCATGGGCCAAGGAAGGAGGAAGCGGTATGAGAATCATGATTGTGGACGATGAGACGTTTATCAGAGTGAACTTCAAGACTTTTTTGGATTGGGAACAGGAGGGCTACAATCTCGTAGGCGAAGCTGCCAATGGGGAGGAGGCGCTGGCAAAAATCGAAGAGCTGAAGCCTCATGTCGTATTTCTCGATATTCGGATGCCGGTGCTTGACGGACTAAGCGTGCTTCAGGAGCTGCAGCGAAGAAAATTCCCGTGCAAAGTGATTATCCTGAGCAGTCACAACGAATTCGACTATGCCAGGGAAGCGCTAAGGCTGGGTGCCTGCGATTATATTCATAAGCCCAATCTGACCCGGACCGCGGTGCTGGAAGCATTGGACAGGATTCAGAAGCAGATCAGCCCATATGCTGATATGGGGCAGTTTCCGGTTCAGCAGGAGAAAAACCGCTCCGAATTGAAAACACTCTTTTTGCGGGATTTGGTTATCGGCGTGATCCGTCATAAATGGGAGATCGACCAAAAGACCGAACAGTATCAGCTGCAGCTGAAGCAGCCGAATGTATGCTGCATTGTGATGCATATCGATCAATACGAACAGGTGATGGAGCGGTATAAAAAGGGAATGGGGCATCTGCTCGGATTCTCCATTCTGAATATTTTGCAGGAAGTGCTGAGCCGGTACGACGAACTGGAATTGTTCCAGACCAATCCGAAAGAGTTTGTCATTCTTAAATCCTTTTCCAATGTGAGAAGCATGAATGAAATTTTGGAGGAGCGCTGGCGGCTGCTTCGCAAGGTCGAAAAAACGCTGAAGCAATTTTTGAATATTCATGTCAGCTTCAGCATCAGCGGGCTGCATTCCCGTCTTCTGGATATTCCAAAAGCTTACCATGAAGCGCAGGAGGCGGCGGAAATGCTGTTCTTCGAAGTCCAAAGCAACGTTGCCGTTTACGAACCGGTCGCTTCCCGGAATGAAAAAGACAGGGCGGCTCTTGCCCATTACGAACAGCGAATCAGGAAGGCCATAACGGAGAAAAAAATGGCGGATGCGATGAAGATACTCCATGAGATGTTCGCGGCAATCAAAGAGCGGCGCCCGGCGGACCGGCATGAAATATTGGAGCTGTGCGTCAATTTGCATTACCTGATTCAATCGCATTTACGGGAAGACCATCCGGGGACGGAGACAGCCGGGGTGCAGAAGCTTATGTCAGCCGAGCGGGCCGAGTTTTTGCATGGGATGCTTGTACAGGAGCTGGAGGATTTGTCCGCGAGCCAGGCGGAAGACAGCTCATCGTCCAACTACAAAATCAAGCGTGTGATCGACTACATACACCAAAATTATGCCCATGATTTGACGCTGGATGAACTTGCCGGTTATGTCGGTTTGAATAACAGCTATCTCAGCAGAATTTTCAAGGAGCAAACCGGCTCCATGTTAATTCCTTATATTAACGGGTATCGGGTAAAAAAGTCGCTTGAGCTGCTGAAAGAAGGAAAACTGAAGACATATGAAATTGCGGAAAAAGTTGGTTTTAACAGCATTGATAACTACTATCTAAGCTTCAAAAAAATATACGGCCTTCCCCCGAACGAATACCGAAAAACTTGCATGGGAAAGTAAAATATCGCGGAGATATGTAAATATCCTCTGTTTGCCGGGTCCTACGCGCCAGCTAATATGAAGTTAACACCGATCAGGGTGAATTTAGTAATGACGAAGGGGTAATGGCAGATGAGAAAGAAAGCATTCCTGTTATTGTGCTCCCTCATGCTGGCGCTTACCGCGGCGGGGTGTGGATCCAAATCCACCGAAGGCAGCAAAGGCAGCGAGCCGGGCAGCACCGGAGAGACAAGCGGGGACAAGAAAGAAACGGTTGAAGTCACGATGGCTTATTGGGCCAATGCTTCGGAACAAAAGAACTTCGAATACATGGTAAACGGACTGGAAAAAGAATATCCGAACGTTAAAGTCAAAATGCAGATGTACCCGACGAGCGATGAGTTCTGGAAGGCGATTCCATCCGCGATTGCAGCCGGCGTAGGCCCGGATATCATTGCGATGTCCGATGAAGGCAACTACGAATATATCAAAAAAGGCGTTCTGGCTCCGCTGGATGATCTGATCACGCAGGTCGGTTTCGAAAAAGACAGGATTACGGGATCTTTGTACAAAGGCTGGACGGATGACAACAAGCTGTACGGCATTCCTTACGATTCGTCGACTTCCATGCTCGCGATCAACAAAGCGATGTTCGAAAAATCAGGCATCACCAAGACTCCCGAAACGATGGATGAAGTTGTTGAGCTGGCCAAAGCGATGACAACGAAGGATGTCAAAGGGATTATCGGCAGCATCGATCCATTCCACATCACGCAATATGTACACGCTTTCGGCGGGGATTGGGGATACGGCAAAACGATCAATTCCAAAGAAAATATCGCCGGCGTTCAGTTTTTTGTCGATCTTTTTCTGAAGCATAAGGTGGCCATCGCTCCGATCGAAGTAGGCGCGCCATGGGATGGAGAAGTGTTCAGCCAGGAAAAAGGCGCAATGTCGACGGCAGGTCCTTGGTACGTCGGTCATTTGAAGGAAGCCAATCCGAATATGAAAATGATTGCTTTGCCTATGCCTAAAGGGACGGTAGCGGCACAAAGCGCGTATTCTCACGGGTTGTCGATCTTGGCAGGCAGCAAGCATAAAGAAGAAGCCATGCAGGTGATCAAGTATGCGCTTCGCGACGACGCGCAGCTGAATGCCATTGAAGCGGTTGGATATTCCCCGGCTGTTTCTTCTCTGCTTCCAAAATACCTGGAGAAGAACCCTGAATTGAAACCGGTGTTTGACAATATGGAAAAAGTGGGCATGCCTTTTGCTTATCCAGAGCAAACCAAAGCGTTCCATGCCGACCTTTTGAAAGGGGTAGAAGAAATTATCTTCAAGCAAGACGGATTGACCGTTGAAAAGCTGTTAAACGATCTGCAGAGCAAATACGGGCAAAACTAGTGAATCAGTTGCAGGCAATACCATGTTAGGGTGAGGATGACCGCTTAAAAGCTATTTTGTTTTTTCGGAAAATATGCTGATAAGCGGTTTTCTATTACAACCCGATAGGAGGTAAAGGGAAAAGTGAAACATTCATTCAATAAAGCCATTTCGAAGATTATGCTTATGTCCTTGTTGATAACAACGATCGGCCCGGTATACTCCGCACATGCCGCACCTGGATTGCAGATTACAGACAAGCAAGCGCTCGAATCCGGTTCGGGGTCGGCAGAAGATAAGGTTGTCGAAACCGGTTCGGGGCCGGCGGAAGGCAAGGCAGGCGAATCGGATTCAGGGAAAACAGAAGGGCAGGTCGTCCAACCGGATTCAGAGTCGTCAGATGATAAGGCAGGCGAATCCAATTTGGAGCAGCCGGCAGAAGGGAAGGCGCCTGAATCTGAATTAAAGGGGACCGAAGAAGAGAAGCTTGAACCCGAATTAAAGCCTCAGGAAAATCAAGTATTGGCATCTGATTTGCAGTTGGCGGAAGGCCAGGTACACGGCGAATTTCCGGTGAATTTGACTCAAGTCGGGGATGTAGATTGGCTCCATCTTAAAGGGAATGGAAGTTTTGCCCAGATTAAAAAAGCGGGATCGAACTCAATTGCCTTCAGCGTAATTGGAGATGACACTACAGGAACCGAAGGAAAACTGAACAAGGGCGGGGACACGAATTACATGTCTTATGCCTGGACGGATGGTATGAGTGGACATGAAACTTCGGTAAATGACACCGGATTTGTCGTATTTTATCCAAAGTCCAGCCGGGATGCGGGCGATTATGAAAATGTGGGCTGGGACGCTACCATGGCTGCACAGCCGCAGGAGTCAACGATTATATTCGGCGTTGGCATGTGGCAGGCTGAGATGAATATTAAAATTTATTTCAACGATGAGCTCAAGACCGACCAGACTCTTTCTGCAGGCGGTATTTCCGAGGTACACAAATATCAATTCAAAGCGCCTTCAAATGTGAAGGTAAAAATAGAGGCCCGGCAAACGAAAGTATTATCCCAGTGGGGAAATATGTCATTTTCCGGATTGGCTGTAAGCAGCAAGGACATTGCAGACAAGCTGGCATTGCAAAACGAATACAACAAAGTAAAGGACATGGCTCAAGAACTGTATACGGATGCAACTTGGAAGCCTTTCGCAGCTGCAAGGGATAAAGCTAAGAATGTTCTGGCCCAAACGTTTGCTTCGCAGCAGGAATTTGACAGCGCTCTCAATGAAATGCAAGCAGCAATTCAAGCTTTGGAGAAAAAAGACACGAATATCCGGATTGACTTTATGGGGAATATTTCCGGCGGGTATACGTTTGGTTCCATGGGGGATCAGCAGGACAGATATCAAACATTTACGCCAAAAGAAAGCTTTGAAATGGAATATGTTCAAGTAAGGGTCATCAGAGAACATGAGCCGGTTAGCGATCTGGTTGTGAAGCTGTATGCAACAGATGACCAAGGATTGCCTTCCGGATCGCCATTAGCGGAAAAGACGGTAAATGAGCGTAAGGTTGTAAGCGGCGAAATCACTACCATTCCATTAGCCTTCAACCTTGAGGGCGGCAAGCGTTACGCCATCGTATTATCCCAGAAAAATCTCGGCTCCGGCGAATACCGCTGGTATGTCATGAATAAAAAATCGGAATCCAGCCATGAGTTTTACGGCAAATCGGTTTCGGGGAATTTCGTATCCGAAGCTTCCCTGGGCACAGGCTTGCTGCGGGTTATCCAGAAAAGCGATGTGGATCGCAGCGTCCTGCAAGCGCTGGTTAACGAACTTGGGCAGTATAACCGGAAGCTGTTTACGGTGGCAAGCTGGTCCCAATTGGAGAGCGCCTTGAATGAGGCCAATCTCCTCTTGAACGATGTGGATGCGAAACAGACGGCTATTGACGCGGTTTATGAAAAGCTGAGTGCGGCATTCAAAGGTTTGGAACAGGGCGCCGGACTGAACGATATTGCGAATATCATTGAGGAAATCAGCCGCGTAGATATGAATGGATATACCAGCGAATCGAAATCCACCCTTCAGCAAGCCATTCAGGAAGCGAAGGACCTAGGAAACACGGCGCCGGACAAAGACCGGGTTATCGCCTATTCCAAAGTCATGAACGCACTGGACGCACTGGAGCCTGAGGGTAAATACCAGTATGAGTCTCATCCGAAGATCACGGCGGCATTTGGTTTCGAAGGCGACAAAAATGCTTCGCTCGCATTCCTTGACGGAACGTATCAAATCGGCGGCAGCCGTCCGGAGCAGCATGGACCGATCGCTCCCAAGCAGACGGTGACCTTCGGTGTAAAGAATGCGACTGATATCAAATGGTATAACGCAGAAGGTTATTTGCCGGCATTTATTCACGAATTTTCCAAAGATCAGATGGACTACCAAATCGAATCTTTCGGCAACAAGCATACGGTTGACGGCAAGGATTACGTGATCGATTATTCGAGAATGACCGTGACGAACCATTCGAATGAAATCCGCCTGCTGCCGGTCGTATCCCAAAATCTGACCCCGCTGAATGCCGCAGCGAATCAGGCCTATACGATTCAACCCGGCGAGACGGTCGTCAGAGATTATGCCATTGAAGCGGATAAGTATGAGTACTTTGATGAGGGCAAAACTTCATTTACTTCACTAACGAGAGAGCAAGTAGCGGGTCAGGGCGATTTTGACAAGAATTACGCCTCGATGAAATCATATTGGGATAACCGGTTGTCGGCGGTGCTGGATCTTGATCTGCCGAATAAAGAGCTGGTGAATGCGTTCAAAGCAGGTTATATCTACACCATGATTATTAAGGACGGCAACTACCTGCATATCGGCGAAAACGGTTATGCAAGATTGTACTCTCACGATACCATCGGGATTCTGGTTCAATTGATTCAAAGCGGGGATTTTGCTCATGCCAAGGATTATTTGAAGAGCGTTCCGCTCACCGGCGGCATCAATATCGAGACCGGTGAAGTGGATGGCAATCTCTATTGGGATGCCAATTGGAAGCTGGCGTGGGCTTATGCGGTTTATTTGAGCAAGACGGGGGATACCTCCATCTTCAAGGAAATGATGACAGCGGATGACGGAACGACCGGTACCGTTTTCGAGAAGAGAATTAAGTTCGGGGCGAGAAGTATCGAGAAAGACCGCACCGGTGAGGGCGGGATCATGAAAGAAACGTATGCCATCGATGACCCGGGTTATTGGACGGTCGACAACTACGCTGCGTTGGCAGGCTTGGCGTCGTATGAATACATCACCCGTGAGCTGTATAAGGCGGAAAAGGATCAAAGCTATCTGGATGAGGCGAAGTGGGCTAAAGATCAATACGATGACTTGCTTGCCAAATTCTCAGCCAAGCTGCAGCAAACGATGACGAACAATAACCTGAATTATATTCCCGCGTCTGTCGTGGAGAGCAACGATAAAAACCGAATGAAGGATCCTCGCGATGCGAACTGGGCTTCGATGTTTCTATTCGGAAGATGGCTGTGGGACGGATACTTGTATGGCGCGGACCAGCCTGCCGACAATATTAACCTAAAGATGCTGGACGATACTTATACTTATGGCATCGAAAGACGAACCGCGGCGGGAGTAACCGATTCGCCATATAACTTCGGCGGTTATCCTCACGGTTTCTATTCCAGCTCTTATAATGCAGGTTACGGAAGCTCCGCGCTTCGCGGGGAGAAATATAGAGACATGGGCATTAAAGCCTATGAATTCATGCTTGAAAATTCGATGAGCGGACCATTCAGTTGGTGGGAGGGCGTGGATTATCCTTCCAAAGAAAAAAGTCCTTGGACGGCGACCAACGAGAAGCTTGGCGTTCGCAATACGCCGGGCGGGGGCGGATCGGCCCAGCATATCTGGGGGCAGTCCGTCAATTCCAAAGTATTGGCCGATTCTCTGATCGCAGAGCGTGTTTACGATCAGAATACGAAATACGAAATTATCGTCGGCCGCGGAATTCCAAAAGAATGGGTTACGGATGCGGCCAAAAACAACAATGTGGTAGCTAAAGTCCATAACTATCCGGCATTCCAGGGCGGCAGAGTCGGATACGATGTCGTGAGAAATAACAATAAACTTGAATTCTCGTTTACGACCGATCTCACCCAAGCCAAGGCGGACGCCAGCAATGCCACCTTTAGTATTCAGCTGCCGAGCATGGTAAACAACATTTTGGAAACTTCTGCAGGAACCATTGACAATGCTAAAGGGATCGTTACCGTTCCGCTCAGCATAAAGTCCGTTACCATCACGCTTAGCGATCTGCCAAAGCCTACATCTGATGTGGACCTCGATAAAGAGGAGTTGGAAATCGGTTTTGCTGCAGGCGATTCCAGCACATCCGTCACCCAAAATGTGACACTGCCGAAGCAAGGCCGTCATGGCAGCATGATTACCTGGTCTTCAAGCCATCCGCAAGTCGTATCGGAAACAGGCACCGTGAAGCGTCCGGCGGCGACCACGCAAGTGACGCTGACAGCTGTATTGACCAAAGACGGTCGCCAGGCACAAAAAAGCTTTGTGCTGACGGTCATCAAGTCGGATGCAGGTAACGGCAATGGTAATGGCAACAATGGCAACAACGGAAATAACGGCAACAACGGTAATGGGAACAATGGGAATAATGGCAACAACGGTAATGGGAACAATGGAAATAATGGAAATAATGGAAATAATGGAAATAATGGCAATAGCGGGAATAATGGAAGCAACGGCAATAATAGTAACAAGGGCAACAACAGTAACAACGGAAATAACGACAACAATGGCAATAAGGGGAATGGCGGGAGTTCGAGCCGGCCGGTGCTGAGCGATATTTCTAATCACTGGGCTCATGAAGCGATTGCCACCGCGGTAGAGCGCGGAATCGTGAAAGGATATGAAGACGGCACTTTCCGTCCGAATGGCACGCTTACGCGCAGTGAACTTATCGTCATGCTGGGCAGGGCGCTGAACCTTCCACAGGAAAATGCGGCCACGACATTTACCGATGAAGCCAAAATTCCGGCTTGGGCAAAACCATACGTATCCGGCGCGCTCAAAGCGAAATTGGTGAAAGGATATGGTGACGGCACATTCCGCCCTGAAGGGAAGATGACACGGGCCGAGTTCGTGGCGGTCATTCGCCGGGCGCTTGATTTAAAGGCCGACGCCAAGTCTGCTTTGCCGTTTAAAGATGCAGATCAGATTCCAGGATGGGCTATAAACGATGTGGCGGCGGTTCATCAAGCAGGCCTGATTGAAGGCAAAGGAAATAACAAGTTTGCTCCAAACGATTCATTGACACGGGCCGAAGCGGTTACTTTGCTTCTTCGGATGCTGCAATATTCGAATGCCAAATAAAAGGGCTGATATCGAGCTGATATCGCACCTTAGTATATTCTTCAAGCTATTGATCTATGAAGCTGTTGATCAATGAAGCTGTTGATCTATGAAGCTATCTATCGCATTAAAGTACTCTAACGGACACAGGTGCAGCTATTGGGGTGAATTTCGACCATTGCGAATTCTACCGGACACAGCAGCCGCTATTGGAGTGAATTTTGACCATTATGAATTCTAACGGACACAGGTGCAGGTATTTAGTGAAAAATGCCCATTTTGGTGACTGTGTGGGGCAAATAAGTGCTGTGGTGACCGTTAGAATTTGAAAAGTACTGTTTTTTGCGAAATAGCGTCCGTGGTGTCCGTTAAGTTAACATGATCCAGTTGTGCTCCTCGTTCGCTGCTTAAAAGGGCGCAAAGTAGGGGCTCCTCCTTAGCTCACTTAAACTTTAACGGACACAGCAGCCGCTATTGGGGTGAATTTCGACCATTATGAATTCTAACGGACACAGGTGCAGCTATTTAGCGAAAAATACCCATTTTGGCGACTGTTTGCGGCAAATAAGTGCTGTGGTAACCGTTAGAATTTGAAAAGTACTGTTTTTTGCGAAATAGCGTTCGTGGTGTCCGTTAAGTGAACATGATCCAGTTGGGCTCCTCGTTCGCTGCTTAAAAGGGCGCAAAGTAGGGGCTCCTCCTTAGCTCACTTAAACTCTAACGGACACAGCAGCCGCTATTAGGGTGAATTTCGACCATTACGAATTCTAACGGACACAGCAGCCACTATTTAGCGAAAAATACCCATTTTGGCGACTGTGTGGGGTAAATAAGTGCTGTGGTGACCGTTAGAATTTGAAAAGTACTGTTTTTTGCGAAATAGCGTCCGTGGTGTCCGTTAAGTGAACATGATCCAGTTGGGCTCTTAGGGATCCTGATATTTGTGCAGACAAATCATGCAGTCTTGTAAGAAGTTGAGACTTTATACTCGTGCTCGTAGTGAAAATCAGCTGGTGACCATCAGGCCATGTTGGATTCCGAAGTAAATGTTTAAGCACAGCATCCATTGAAAAGATGCTGTGCTTTTTTCATAAGATAAAGCTCGGGTATTCGGACATAGGAGATCATTTGGACAAAAAAATGTACATCATGTCGCTTCCGCTGGCCAGATTGTTGCATTTTGGATGTATATGGATTCTCCTGCGGCAGATAGCCCCTTTTCCCTAGTAAAAAAGTTCCTTAAAATATATGAAATTAAATTTTATAGTATAAATATCCATTTTTAATTATATTTCGAAATATTATTTTACATCCTTTTTACGAAATTATGGGAGGAGGGTTAACAAGACCCCGGTATACTTTTCTGAAATGGCGTTCTATGCAGGACCTGAATTCTGATAGTAGAATAGGAGGTAAGATAGAATGATTAGGAAAAGGACGAAAAAAATGTGGTCTGCCCTGCTTGGCGGCACGATGATATTATCGATGCTGCTTCCGGTTCAGCAGGTGCTGGCGGAGAGCGCGGGTTTGGCGGCGGAAGGCAATGTCATTGATGAGAGGCAGGCGCAAATCGGGCCAGGGGCCACTTATACGTGGAGAGCCATGAAGTTAGACCGTGGACTGGAGAAGCTGCACATGGTGGAATTCAATCCCAAAAATAAAGCGCTTACACTCGAACCGGGCCTGGCGGACGGCAAAGTGTACGGCATGCAGGGCGTAAGCAAAATGGCCAGCGACGTGGATCGTCCGGGGAATCGGGTCATCGCGGGGATTAATGGCGATTTTTACGATATGTCTAATGGCGTGCCGCTGGGTATGTTCATGGGTAGCGGCAAGATGCTTGTCAGCCCTCCGGACGACTGGTTTGCTTTCGGTTTGAAGGCGGATGGCACGACGTTGTATGGAACGAGCCCGAAGCTGGAAAAATCGCTGCTCATCGGTGGTGAAACGGCCGAATTAAGCGCGATTAACCGAACCCGGGGGAACCAGGACCTGGTGCTGTATACGCCTGATTTTAATGGAACCACAATGACCAATGATATGGGGGATGAAGTAGTCCTGAATGTGGTCAAAGGCGAGGTCAAGAGCGGTCAGACCTTGCAGTTGAAAGTTGAGCAGATACATAAAGATAAAGGAAATACGCCGATTGCCGAAGGCAAGGTGGTATTATCCGCGGCGGGCAAACAACGCGACACGCTCTCCGGTCTTAAGGCGGGGGATGAGGTTAGCATAAGCTTGAAGCTGCAGGATGACTGGAGCGACGTGACGATGGCGATCGGCGGTTCGGCGCTGCTTGTCATAGACGGCCAAATTCAGCCGAGTTCCGATCCTGCGGCACATCCCCGCACCGCGGTCGGTACCAAAGCAGATGGTTCCGTTGTGCTGCTGGAGATCGACGGCCGCCAGCCAGGATTTAGCGAAGGCGTGACGCTGGACGAGCTAGCCCGGATTATGAAGGACATGGGGGTTGTAAATGCCCTGAACCTGGATGGCGGCGGATCGTCCACATTTATTGCCCGGATGCCGGGAGAACGCGACAGAAAACTGCTGAATTCCCCTTCGGATGGCGGGGAGCGCAAGACGGCGAACGGGATTTTGCTTGTTAACAAAGTGCCTGAGGGTGCGGCGGACAAGCTTGTCATCCAGCCGGAATTGCAGCGTGTGCTTGCAGGTTCGGCGGTTTCCTTCAAGGCGGCGGCTGTAGATGCAAACCTGCATCCGGCAGCTTTCAGCGGTCCTCTGCAGTGGAGCGTCTCGCCGGAGATTGGTATGCTGGACGATCAAGGGATTTTTACGGCCGGAACACAAGCGGGTTTGGCGGATATTGCTGTTACAGCCGGCGAGCTGGGCGGAAAAGGGAAAGTCGAGGTGGTGGATACGCTGACAGAGCTTTCTTTTGGAGATACGGTAAAAAGCTTCGCACCGGGCAAATCGGAAAAGCTGAAAGTGACGGCGCTGCGGAATGGCCAGACCATTCAGGCGGATAACGGCCAGCTGGAGTGGCGCGTTGAA
Encoded proteins:
- a CDS encoding sensor histidine kinase translates to MLKWKRFQDRSIRQKMFLTYALLMIVPLLAISISFYTYAISIFETRIVKSFEETNLQMMSTADNFINNMIKSSEQPFYDEKLMGILAKDYSRATYETFEKSMDFRYISDGVFKNLMTFNPSIDSILIYPQNSSLIYRRGYNTTFNYKYTPVHEPWYQQIHNNADKPVLLGLHEEKQMYAKPRKMLSVGRVLIDADSYRKIGVLLVNFRVEQLEKLFSGLTDKRDVNQVIMDGKGTVIFSTTPGMVGKNLIEPLSQIGPGSKEYYVVRHVSKVSGWQFYSVVHRNQLFAEINKLRDFTVLLFVLLVAVGFVIAFLVSGSISNPIRRLNRLMRKVERGDFDVTARQDSLDEVGHLSRSFNRMTAEIKDLIERIKLEEKKKRSAELNALQNQINPHFIYNTLSVIKWMSQAQMADNITEAIDDMIKVLSFSTRSTQEYVSIEEEMAFIRSYVELLQLRYYNIFDCEMEVAPDVLHYRTLKFMVQPFVENAVFHAFTSQDRHYELNIRVEKTDDNDIQFIIRDNGIGIGQERLHELLEREWSDNQTINSIGIGNVSRRLKLHYGEKYGVVIDSTEGLGTLVCIRIPAMEQNPVPHGPRKEEAV
- a CDS encoding ABC transporter substrate-binding protein, giving the protein MRKKAFLLLCSLMLALTAAGCGSKSTEGSKGSEPGSTGETSGDKKETVEVTMAYWANASEQKNFEYMVNGLEKEYPNVKVKMQMYPTSDEFWKAIPSAIAAGVGPDIIAMSDEGNYEYIKKGVLAPLDDLITQVGFEKDRITGSLYKGWTDDNKLYGIPYDSSTSMLAINKAMFEKSGITKTPETMDEVVELAKAMTTKDVKGIIGSIDPFHITQYVHAFGGDWGYGKTINSKENIAGVQFFVDLFLKHKVAIAPIEVGAPWDGEVFSQEKGAMSTAGPWYVGHLKEANPNMKMIALPMPKGTVAAQSAYSHGLSILAGSKHKEEAMQVIKYALRDDAQLNAIEAVGYSPAVSSLLPKYLEKNPELKPVFDNMEKVGMPFAYPEQTKAFHADLLKGVEEIIFKQDGLTVEKLLNDLQSKYGQN
- a CDS encoding response regulator, which encodes MRIMIVDDETFIRVNFKTFLDWEQEGYNLVGEAANGEEALAKIEELKPHVVFLDIRMPVLDGLSVLQELQRRKFPCKVIILSSHNEFDYAREALRLGACDYIHKPNLTRTAVLEALDRIQKQISPYADMGQFPVQQEKNRSELKTLFLRDLVIGVIRHKWEIDQKTEQYQLQLKQPNVCCIVMHIDQYEQVMERYKKGMGHLLGFSILNILQEVLSRYDELELFQTNPKEFVILKSFSNVRSMNEILEERWRLLRKVEKTLKQFLNIHVSFSISGLHSRLLDIPKAYHEAQEAAEMLFFEVQSNVAVYEPVASRNEKDRAALAHYEQRIRKAITEKKMADAMKILHEMFAAIKERRPADRHEILELCVNLHYLIQSHLREDHPGTETAGVQKLMSAERAEFLHGMLVQELEDLSASQAEDSSSSNYKIKRVIDYIHQNYAHDLTLDELAGYVGLNNSYLSRIFKEQTGSMLIPYINGYRVKKSLELLKEGKLKTYEIAEKVGFNSIDNYYLSFKKIYGLPPNEYRKTCMGK